A window of the Pyrodictium abyssi genome harbors these coding sequences:
- a CDS encoding 16S rRNA methyltransferase, whose protein sequence is MTTNRLRTQHKLKLILAEAALETVPREIWGHPAVYKHARRRGKPPSSILLDRSVHHHAMKRLPNAEKRGRPDIVHVALLEALSSPLNKEGLLEVYIHTLNDYVIFVDPSTRIPRNYNRFTGLIEQLFQEGQVPPQGKPLLWIKPMTLRRLLEEINASYVILLAEDGENKQVREIVAEALENAPNAAIIVGAFPHGDFTPETKELATRVYSIYRGNPLETWTVVSHFLALAADMLNLI, encoded by the coding sequence TTGACCACTAATAGGCTGCGCACACAGCACAAGCTAAAGCTGATACTAGCCGAGGCCGCGTTAGAGACCGTGCCGCGCGAGATATGGGGCCATCCAGCAGTATACAAACACGCGAGGAGAAGAGGGAAACCACCCAGCAGTATACTGCTAGACCGCAGCGTCCACCATCACGCAATGAAGAGGCTCCCCAACGCGGAGAAACGCGGGAGGCCAGACATAGTCCACGTAGCTCTCCTTGAGGCGCTAAGCAGCCCACTAAACAAGGAAGGCTTACTAGAGGTCTACATACACACGTTGAACGACTACGTGATATTCGTCGACCCTTCCACGAGAATACCGCGGAACTACAACCGCTTCACCGGGCTGATAGAACAGCTATTCCAGGAGGGCCAGGTGCCTCCACAGGGCAAGCCACTACTATGGATAAAACCGATGACGCTCAGGCGCCTCCTCGAAGAAATAAACGCATCATATGTAATCCTTCTAGCCGAAGATGGGGAAAACAAGCAGGTAAGAGAAATCGTAGCAGAAGCGCTAGAGAACGCACCCAACGCAGCAATAATAGTCGGCGCCTTCCCCCATGGAGACTTCACACCGGAGACCAAGGAACTCGCTACAAGAGTCTACAGCATCTACCGCGGTAACCCGCTAGAAACGTGGACCGTAGTATCACACTTCTTGGCACTAGCAGCCGACATGCTTAACCTAATTTAG